The nucleotide window GTGCGTGCCCGGCAACCACGACATCAAACTGCTGCGCTACCTCAACGGCAAACAGGTCAACGAAAAGCACGGCTTTGCCGAAACGGTAGCCCAACTGGCCCTGGAATCCGACACGTTCAAAAACCAGGTGCGCCAGTTTCTGGATGGACTGGTGAGCCACTACGTGCTGGATAAGGGCAAGCTGGTGGTAGCCCACGCGGGCATGCGGGAGGAAATGCAGGGCCGCGGCTCGGGCGCCGTGCGGGCCTTTGCGCTGTTCGGCGAAACTACCGGCGAAATCGACGAGTTCGGGCTGCCGGTGCGCTACAACTGGGCCTCCGAGTACCGCGGGCGGGCCATGGTGGTGTACGGCCACACGCCCGTACCCGACGCCGAATGGCTCAACAACACCATCGACATTGACACCGGCTGCGTGTTCGGGGGCCGCCTCACCGCCCTGCGCTACCCTGAGCGGGAGCTGGTTTCGGTGCCCGCCCGGCAGGTGTACTGTGAGCCGGTGCGCCCGCTCGACTACCTGCGCCAACAGCACGAGCTAAGCACTATGCTCGAGGCACCAAGCACTACTCTCTCCGCCCAGCAAGCCCACGACGACCTGCTCGATATCCAGGACGTGACGGGCAAGCAGATCATCAAGACGCGGCTGCTACCCTCCGTCACCATTCGGGAGGAAAACGCGGTGGCGGCGCTGGAAGTGATGAGTCGGTTTGCCCTCAACCCGAAGTGGCTGCTGTATCTGCCGCCCACCATGAGCCCGTCGGAAACCTCGGCGCTGCCCGATATGCTGGAGCACCCGGCCGAAGCCTTCGACTACTTCCGCCGCCAGGGTCTGGAGCGGGTGGTGTGCGAGGAAAAGCACATGGGCAGCCGCGTAGTGGTGGTTTTGGCCAGGGACGAGGACGCTGCGCGCCGCCGCTTCGGGGTGGTAGGCGAGGGGCCGGGCAAGGTGTACACCCGCACCGGCCGCAACTTCTTTAACGACCCGAACCTGGAAGCCGCCTTCCTCGCCCGGCTGCAGGATGCCCTCACGGCCAGCGGCTTCTGGGAGCGGTTCAGCACTGACTGGCTGTGCCTCGATGCCGAGCTGCTGCCGTGGTCAGCCAAGGCCCAGGAGCTGATCAAAAACCAGTACGCCGCCGTGGCGGCCGCTGCCAATGCCGCGCTGCCCGAAGCGGCGGCCGTGCTAGCCCAGGCCACCGCCCGCGGCCTCGATGGGGTAGAGGCGCTGCTGGCCCGCACCACTGCCCGCCAAAGCGCCGCCCAGCACTACGCCGAAGCCTACCGCCGCTACTGCTGGCCCGTGGATAGCCTCGCCGATCTGCGCCTGGCCCCGTTCCACCTGCTCGCCACCGAGGGCCGTACCTACTTCGACAAGGACCACGCCTGGCACATGGAAACCCTGCGCGCCATCTGCCTGGCCGATGAAGGCCTGCTCCGGGCCACACCCTACCGCGTAGTGCATCTCCAGGATATTACCGACGTGGAAGCCGCTACCCAGTGGTGGCTGGACCTCACCGCGGCTGGGGGCGAAGGCATGGTGGTGAAGCCCTACGACTTCATCCCGAGCGGCCAGAAAACGCTGGTACAGCCCGCCCTCAAGTGCCGCGGCCGCGAGTACCTGCGCATCATCTACGGCCCCGACTACCTGCTGCCCGGCAACCTGGAGCGCCTGCGCGAGCGAAACGTGAAGTCCAAGCGCAACCTCGCCCTGCGCGAGTTTACCCTCGGGGTGGAAGGCCTGGAGCGGTTCGTGGCCGGTGCCCCGCTGCGGGAGGTACACCAGTGCGTGTTCGGCGTGCTGGCCCTAGAAAGCGAGGCGGTGGACCCGCGGTTGTAATAAAAAAGAAACGATATAGTATGAAAAAATTTCTGTTGGGTTTAAGCCTGTTGGGGCTGTTAGTTATGCTCCCAATAGGTTTGAACTGGTATCAGTCATCTTCTGGCATTAAACTACGCAACCAGTACTATTCATCACCACCAAAATTACAGAAGCTATTGAAACGTTTTCAGCGTTTACATATAGAGTATGCAGAAGAACCACCCGCGCTTCCACTAATATATGAGCGGCCGGAGGGCGGAGATTTTTCTATCGCATTATCAGAAAAGCCGTTGGGTTTGCTTAAAAAACAAGTGTTGTTGCGCAACCCATTTGCAGCGGCTTCTTATCCATTATCGTTTTCTGTGATTTATCGGGGAAATCTGATTGTGCTGTTTGAGCCGGGGCACTTTGCATGCTACCGTCTGCCCGAACTGACCAGAAATCTGCTATTAGAGAAACAATTGAATACCCAAAATTTCGCGTACCACTGGGTGTTGAATGGTCGGTTAGTTGCGTTGTCCGGTAGCCGAAGCATTATATTTTCTGAAAGTAGCGGCTGGCAGCCCTATATGGGGCCGATGCCGCTTAGTAAGCAGCCTAAGCTATTTGAAGATGCCCGCTACATTATCAGTGCAAGGTGCAATGGTGAGTGGGGCGGTGAAGTATATTTTTATGATAAAGAGAGCCAGCTTTATTATATAGCGGAGGCTACATGCGCCAATTCTATTGTGAAGCAGGGTAATGCGTATATCGTTGTTGCTTCATTGGCGCATATGGATGGTTCTTCAGCCGTGCAGCTAATTAACGATCCTAGGCTATTGACGCGTTGGGTCGGAAAAATCAAGCCACAAGACCGCGATTTTACTAAGAGTAGTGAGACCAAGTTAGGTCACGGAAAAACACTGATTGATTGTCGGGAGTTGATGCTGCTAGCTGGCTTCAGACTTGGTCAACAGAACGTCTACCTAGTTAACTGGCGAGAAACAAGCTTTTTAGCCACTTGGCAAAACGGGACGTTCTATGCTGTTGATCCATTATTTCATGATGGATTGTTTGCCTTTAATCCTTTGACTACAGCATACGAGTCGGATGTTGTCCTGATGAATATTGATTCCCCGGAAGAAGTAGAGACATCCTGCCTTCTGTTCACTGGTAAGCAAGCAATCAAAATCAATTGGAGCGAAAAAACGGTTTCAAAGGAGTATTCCACTTATCAAATAAAAGTAACAGGTAGCATTACAGAAGCTGAAGAATTACAGTTCGTCGATTCTTTAGAAGTACAGGCCACAGAGTAAACAAGTAAATCTTCACTTCCCGCCCGTACTCTTCTCCCGCGCCCCTTTGAACTCCGAGCCTTCGCGCCACTTTGGAAACGTGGTTTCACTCGCCAGGCGCTGGCCCACGCGGAAGTAGAGCTGGGCGTCCTGGGCAATGCCGGTCAGGTTCCAACTGGGGTCGAATTGGTCGGCGGGCTTGTGGTACATGTTGGTGGTGTAGTTCTGGCGATGCTGGGCAATGGTGGCCTTGCCGCCGGTGCGGCTCTCGAAGCCGCCGCTGGCATAGAGCGAGGGCACGCCCACGTGGGCGAAGTTGAAGTGGTCGGAGCGGTAGAACATGCCGGTTTCGGGCGTCTGGTCGGGCAGCAGGTAGCGGTCCTGCGCCTTGGCCGCCGCGCGGGCGTAGTCCTCCAGCTCCGACTGCCCATAGCCGATAACGGTGAGGTCCTTCATCGGGCCGTAGGGCCAGAGCATGTCCATGTTCAGGTCGGCCACGGTTTTGTTGAGCGGGAAGGGCGGGTGCTGGGCGTAGTAAGCCGAGCCCAGCAAACCCTGCTCCTCGGCCGTCACGGCCAGAAACACGATGCTGCGCTCGGGCTTCTGCTTCGCTTGCTGGAAGGCTTCGGCAATGCTGAGCAGGGAAGCCAGACCGGTGCCGTCGTCCACCGCCCCGTTGTAGATGGAGTCGCCGGCAATGGCTTTGCCCACCCCGAAATGGTCCCAGTGAGCTGAGTAGATGATGTACTCATTGGGGCGGGTGGTGCCGGGCAGCACGGCCAGCACATTGCGCGACGTCTTACGGAGCAGCTTGTTTTGGATGCTACCCGTGAGCGTGAGCCCGCCCAGGGGCCGGGGCTTGAAGCCCTTAGTGTTGGCAGCGGCGTAGAGCTTGTCGTAGCTGAGGCCGGCGGCCTGGAACAGCTTTTTGGCCGCATCCAGAGTCAGCCAGCCTTCCAGGGCGCACTTGTCGGCCCCTTTGTTCTCGGTTTGGGCGCGCAGCTTGGGGCCGATGGCCCCGCTCAGCACCACGCTCCAGGGGTAAGCGGCCGGCTTGGTATCGTGCACGATGAGCACCCCGGCGGCCCCGTGGCGGGCAGCTTCCTCGTATTTGTAAGTCCAGCGGCCGTAGTAGGTCATGGCCCGACCCTTGAACAGGGTGGAATCCTGGCTTGCGTTGCCGGGGTCATTCACCAGCACCACCACAGTCTTGCCTTTCACGTCGAGGCCGGCGTAGTCGTTCCAGCCGTACTCGGGGGCCACCACGCCGTAGCCGGCAAACACCAACGGGGAGTTGGTGACTTTCACTTCGGCCTGCTCGCGCTGGGTGAAAGCCACGAAATCGGTCTTGTATTGCAGGCTCAGCGCCTGGCCTTTGCCCTTGATCTGCAGGGTAGAAGAGGGCGTG belongs to Hymenobacter sp. J193 and includes:
- a CDS encoding polynucleotide kinase-phosphatase — its product is MPTTTLKLPELSLVLLIGTSGAGKSTFARRLFQATEIVSSDQCRALVADDENDQSATPEAFALLHYLVGLRLKRGLLTVIDATNVQPEARKTLVQLARDYHVLPTAIILDVPDRLAEDRNRQRTERQHLGRHVVPQQRQQLRRSLKTLKQEGFRHIFHLRGAEEIDAVQTIVRDPLYSNRKQDTGPFDIIGDVHGCYQELVLLLAELGYTVEEESVTDVRDLGVRVTAPTGRRALFLGDLVDRGPTSPQVLRLVMSMVQGGQALCVPGNHDIKLLRYLNGKQVNEKHGFAETVAQLALESDTFKNQVRQFLDGLVSHYVLDKGKLVVAHAGMREEMQGRGSGAVRAFALFGETTGEIDEFGLPVRYNWASEYRGRAMVVYGHTPVPDAEWLNNTIDIDTGCVFGGRLTALRYPERELVSVPARQVYCEPVRPLDYLRQQHELSTMLEAPSTTLSAQQAHDDLLDIQDVTGKQIIKTRLLPSVTIREENAVAALEVMSRFALNPKWLLYLPPTMSPSETSALPDMLEHPAEAFDYFRRQGLERVVCEEKHMGSRVVVVLARDEDAARRRFGVVGEGPGKVYTRTGRNFFNDPNLEAAFLARLQDALTASGFWERFSTDWLCLDAELLPWSAKAQELIKNQYAAVAAAANAALPEAAAVLAQATARGLDGVEALLARTTARQSAAQHYAEAYRRYCWPVDSLADLRLAPFHLLATEGRTYFDKDHAWHMETLRAICLADEGLLRATPYRVVHLQDITDVEAATQWWLDLTAAGGEGMVVKPYDFIPSGQKTLVQPALKCRGREYLRIIYGPDYLLPGNLERLRERNVKSKRNLALREFTLGVEGLERFVAGAPLREVHQCVFGVLALESEAVDPRL
- a CDS encoding M28 family metallopeptidase, with translation MVLSRLLPASLLLGLSLTSCQTRPVATAAAPAPTATAETTTVPAPAVPAEAISAASISKYLQAVSSDSMLGRKPFTTGEERITTYLAAQFAKLGLKPGVVEMNYSGVTNSFFQSVPLVEITGTPSSTLQIKGKGQALSLQYKTDFVAFTQREQAEVKVTNSPLVFAGYGVVAPEYGWNDYAGLDVKGKTVVVLVNDPGNASQDSTLFKGRAMTYYGRWTYKYEEAARHGAAGVLIVHDTKPAAYPWSVVLSGAIGPKLRAQTENKGADKCALEGWLTLDAAKKLFQAAGLSYDKLYAAANTKGFKPRPLGGLTLTGSIQNKLLRKTSRNVLAVLPGTTRPNEYIIYSAHWDHFGVGKAIAGDSIYNGAVDDGTGLASLLSIAEAFQQAKQKPERSIVFLAVTAEEQGLLGSAYYAQHPPFPLNKTVADLNMDMLWPYGPMKDLTVIGYGQSELEDYARAAAKAQDRYLLPDQTPETGMFYRSDHFNFAHVGVPSLYASGGFESRTGGKATIAQHRQNYTTNMYHKPADQFDPSWNLTGIAQDAQLYFRVGQRLASETTFPKWREGSEFKGAREKSTGGK